From a single Haladaptatus caseinilyticus genomic region:
- a CDS encoding branched-chain amino acid ABC transporter permease yields the protein MQLFIIVLLVGSWIFIAGYFGIFTFAHVALYGVGAYAAVLFVGEFGVPPLLSILIAGVAAMLFCLPIAYPVLRLKGAYVGMVTLAYAEIIYRGTIILRDVTGGPTGYTNFSPLFGGDQLLMYYFVVSVVVLLMIVQYGFLVNRFGLVARAIRESEEAAEMLGNNVPRYKLSGFVIGSAIAGVAGALQAYTLLIISPPMLQLSQMIEIMAMGIIGGPRMIGGAVFGGVAVFGLSEMLRDVGEVRLIIWGALLVIVTLFFPNGLAGSDFGIRSRVQELFDR from the coding sequence ATGCAGTTGTTCATCATCGTGCTCTTAGTCGGGAGTTGGATCTTCATTGCAGGATACTTCGGGATTTTTACATTTGCCCATGTCGCCTTGTATGGCGTCGGGGCCTATGCGGCTGTACTATTTGTGGGAGAATTCGGTGTGCCACCACTCCTGTCCATTCTCATAGCCGGGGTTGCCGCCATGCTGTTCTGCCTTCCGATCGCATATCCCGTACTGCGCCTCAAAGGAGCTTATGTCGGTATGGTGACATTGGCTTACGCCGAAATCATCTACCGGGGGACGATCATTCTCCGGGACGTGACCGGTGGTCCAACTGGGTACACGAATTTTTCACCTCTCTTTGGTGGTGACCAACTGCTCATGTACTACTTCGTCGTGAGTGTTGTCGTGTTACTCATGATTGTTCAGTATGGGTTTCTCGTCAATCGATTTGGCTTGGTAGCTCGTGCGATTCGTGAATCAGAAGAAGCTGCAGAAATGCTCGGAAATAACGTCCCTCGCTACAAGCTCTCTGGATTCGTTATTGGCTCGGCCATCGCTGGTGTTGCTGGCGCACTGCAAGCATACACTCTCCTCATCATTTCGCCTCCGATGCTTCAGTTGTCTCAAATGATCGAGATAATGGCGATGGGTATCATTGGCGGCCCACGGATGATCGGTGGTGCCGTCTTCGGTGGGGTTGCTGTCTTCGGCCTTTCAGAGATGCTCCGTGATGTCGGTGAGGTTCGTTTGATCATTTGGGGTGCCTTGTTAGTCATCGTGACGTTGTTCTTCCCGAATGGGCTTGCTGGGAGTGATTTCGGCATTCGATCTCGAGTCCAGGAGCTATTCGACCGATGA
- a CDS encoding ABC transporter ATP-binding protein — protein sequence MSLVNLESVDAGYGENQVLHDISLDIEPDRVNCIIGPNGSGKSTLLKSICGLVEVWDGSIRIQDHDVTNAHPRDIIEQGAVMLPQGGNVFPEMSVQENLRIGAFLIDDTAFLENQYETVFEMFPILEEKRNQRAGELSGGQQMMVAFGRALMADPKILLLDEPSAGLAPDLVDLVFEQVARLKDEGRDMIIIEQNIRKVLDIAEYVYVLDQGRVVFEGWTDELRNEDDIMKMYIGERHE from the coding sequence ATGTCACTAGTAAATTTAGAGTCGGTCGACGCCGGATATGGTGAAAATCAGGTTCTACACGATATCAGTCTCGATATCGAACCCGATCGTGTTAACTGTATCATCGGACCAAACGGATCCGGAAAATCGACACTTCTCAAATCTATTTGCGGACTCGTCGAGGTATGGGATGGGTCGATCCGAATTCAGGATCACGATGTGACAAACGCCCATCCACGAGACATTATCGAACAAGGTGCAGTCATGCTACCCCAAGGTGGGAACGTCTTTCCGGAAATGTCTGTCCAAGAGAATCTCCGAATTGGAGCATTCTTAATCGATGATACGGCATTTTTGGAAAATCAGTATGAGACAGTGTTTGAGATGTTTCCAATTCTCGAGGAGAAACGAAATCAACGAGCTGGAGAACTTAGCGGAGGCCAGCAAATGATGGTTGCATTTGGCCGTGCACTGATGGCCGATCCGAAAATTTTGCTCCTCGATGAACCAAGTGCAGGACTTGCCCCAGATCTCGTTGATCTCGTCTTTGAACAAGTGGCTAGACTCAAAGACGAGGGTCGGGACATGATCATTATCGAGCAGAACATCCGAAAGGTCCTCGATATCGCCGAGTACGTTTACGTCCTCGACCAAGGGCGCGTCGTATTCGAAGGATGGACAGACGAACTACGGAATGAGGACGATATCATGAAAATGTACATTGGAGAACGGCACGAATGA
- a CDS encoding branched-chain amino acid ABC transporter permease: MVSLELIIQQIVNGVFFGGQLALIAVGLTLIWGVARVLNFSHGALFMIGGFVGFFALKISGSILVAILSSIVVVFVVGWIIEYALIEPLRDREEFDISSMVITLGFAIFIENTILVEIGSSRRAFPQITNAAWEVAGISVNAQRLLIFLISVVALSLLFLVITRTKLGLAIRAVSQDSETALLMGVRPKRIYAITFGVSAALAGLAGVLLAPLFAIYPSVGWYPFLLAFIVVMVGGLGSVRGTLIAAIGLAVIRSISMIWVASETAMIILFVIMIVILVATPDGIGGWISG; this comes from the coding sequence ATGGTTAGTCTCGAACTCATTATTCAACAAATTGTCAATGGTGTGTTTTTCGGGGGACAGCTTGCATTGATTGCAGTTGGACTGACCCTGATTTGGGGTGTCGCTCGTGTTCTCAACTTTTCCCATGGGGCGTTGTTTATGATCGGCGGATTCGTCGGATTTTTCGCGTTGAAGATCTCTGGTAGTATTTTGGTCGCGATTCTCAGTTCAATTGTGGTCGTGTTTGTGGTCGGATGGATTATCGAATATGCACTGATCGAGCCGCTACGAGACCGAGAAGAATTTGATATCTCGTCAATGGTAATCACGCTCGGGTTTGCAATTTTCATCGAAAACACGATCCTCGTCGAGATCGGCTCGAGTCGACGTGCATTCCCCCAAATAACGAATGCAGCATGGGAGGTAGCAGGCATCAGCGTGAATGCACAACGGCTGTTGATCTTTTTGATCTCGGTCGTAGCGCTAAGCCTGCTGTTTCTAGTTATCACTCGAACGAAGCTAGGACTCGCTATTCGAGCGGTCTCACAGGATAGTGAAACAGCACTTCTCATGGGTGTCCGTCCGAAGCGAATTTATGCAATTACCTTTGGGGTGAGTGCTGCCCTTGCGGGGTTAGCCGGTGTACTTCTTGCGCCACTCTTTGCGATCTATCCATCAGTCGGGTGGTATCCATTTCTACTAGCATTTATTGTCGTGATGGTCGGTGGTCTTGGAAGTGTCCGGGGAACGCTAATCGCGGCGATAGGGCTTGCCGTGATTCGGAGCATCAGCATGATCTGGGTTGCGAGCGAAACGGCAATGATCATCCTGTTTGTGATCATGATCGTCATTTTGGTTGCTACACCGGACGGTATCGGAGGGTGGATTAGCGGATGA
- a CDS encoding Zn-dependent hydrolase, whose translation MGEIGTHMLEINSERFHETFERYSEVGGTAKGGLNRLALSATDGEIRDEFISDLEALGLSVRIDEVGNIFGRRSGTDQSTNPILIGSHLDSQPSGGRYDGQLGVLTALETIRVFEDLDIETQRPIEIVNWTNEEGSRFKPALMGSGAWVGIHDVDEILSTTDEQGTSVEDALDQIGYNGETPCEPNQIPHAYLELHIEQGPVLEEYEREIGIVEGILGMAWLEATIYGEADHAGPSPMHTRSDSMVAAADVITGVRRLSTHLGDDVVTTVGEMTIEPNSVNVIPSKASFTIDLRSYDNDIITRGIDQIEAELSSACSREGTEYDLEELWRIPHTEFSQQICTNLETIANELGRSHECMIGGAGHDASYLADLTQTGLVFVPSADGKTHNEQEFTKWEDAVAGAEVFANTVLQLADSMETSQ comes from the coding sequence ATGGGTGAGATTGGCACACATATGCTGGAGATCAATTCGGAACGGTTTCACGAAACGTTCGAACGGTATTCAGAAGTTGGTGGGACCGCCAAAGGTGGTCTTAACCGATTAGCTCTTTCAGCAACCGATGGTGAAATCAGAGATGAATTCATATCGGATTTAGAGGCACTTGGATTATCAGTCCGGATTGATGAAGTTGGAAATATTTTCGGACGTCGATCAGGTACCGATCAATCAACCAACCCAATTCTTATCGGGTCACATTTAGATTCACAACCAAGCGGCGGCCGATACGATGGACAGCTCGGTGTTCTCACAGCACTGGAAACAATTCGAGTCTTCGAGGATTTGGACATAGAGACACAACGGCCTATTGAAATCGTCAATTGGACGAATGAAGAGGGGTCACGTTTTAAACCAGCATTGATGGGTAGTGGGGCATGGGTTGGAATTCATGATGTCGATGAAATTCTCTCAACCACAGATGAGCAGGGTACCTCAGTTGAGGACGCACTCGATCAAATCGGTTATAATGGAGAGACCCCGTGTGAACCAAATCAGATACCACATGCATACTTAGAACTTCACATAGAGCAAGGACCCGTGCTCGAAGAATATGAACGGGAAATCGGAATTGTTGAAGGGATTCTTGGTATGGCATGGCTCGAAGCAACGATCTATGGCGAAGCTGATCATGCAGGCCCCTCACCGATGCATACTCGATCGGATTCAATGGTTGCCGCAGCAGACGTAATTACGGGGGTTCGACGGCTAAGTACTCATCTTGGAGATGATGTGGTAACGACCGTTGGGGAAATGACCATTGAACCCAACTCGGTGAATGTAATTCCATCCAAAGCCAGTTTTACTATTGATCTGCGATCGTACGATAATGATATAATTACTCGTGGTATCGACCAGATCGAAGCCGAACTATCATCTGCCTGTTCTCGGGAGGGAACCGAGTATGATCTCGAGGAGCTATGGAGGATCCCACATACCGAATTCTCGCAGCAGATTTGCACTAATCTTGAGACCATTGCCAACGAACTCGGACGGTCTCACGAATGCATGATTGGCGGTGCCGGTCATGATGCTTCCTATTTAGCAGATTTGACCCAAACAGGGCTTGTCTTTGTTCCTAGTGCCGATGGCAAAACGCACAACGAACAGGAGTTCACTAAATGGGAAGATGCCGTCGCTGGGGCCGAGGTGTTTGCTAATACCGTCTTGCAATTGGCTGATTCAATGGAGACGTCACAATGA
- a CDS encoding thermonuclease family protein, with amino-acid sequence MEVEFPNGETDTLRLLGVDTPETTLSRVNPDEFEGIPDSTAGRDHLYEWGEQASRFATDELDGKTIRIETDPEADRRGSYGRLLVYIYVDGENFNQRLLTDGYARLYDSSFSKQSKFATVEANAQQNDVGLWDFEEPSPVPTTTPEKTEESSGGGDEVDIPPLPSDGDYDCSHFDTHEQAQAVLDQDPSDPHRLDADNDGIACESLE; translated from the coding sequence ATGGAAGTCGAGTTCCCGAACGGTGAAACCGACACACTCCGCCTTTTAGGAGTTGATACACCAGAAACGACGTTAAGTCGAGTCAATCCCGATGAGTTTGAGGGGATCCCAGATTCGACGGCTGGACGCGACCATCTCTACGAATGGGGCGAACAGGCAAGTCGGTTTGCGACTGACGAATTGGACGGGAAGACAATCCGGATAGAGACCGATCCGGAAGCCGACCGACGAGGGAGCTATGGAAGACTCTTGGTCTATATCTATGTTGACGGTGAGAACTTCAACCAGCGACTACTGACCGACGGCTATGCTCGGCTGTACGACAGTTCATTCTCGAAACAGAGCAAGTTCGCGACAGTTGAAGCAAACGCCCAGCAGAATGATGTTGGGCTGTGGGACTTCGAAGAACCAAGCCCGGTACCGACGACAACACCTGAAAAAACGGAGGAATCGTCTGGTGGAGGCGACGAAGTCGATATCCCACCACTCCCATCAGATGGCGATTACGATTGCAGTCACTTCGACACGCACGAACAAGCCCAGGCCGTGCTCGACCAGGATCCGAGTGACCCACATCGGCTCGATGCCGATAATGACGGCATCGCATGTGAGTCACTCGAATAG
- a CDS encoding Lrp/AsnC family transcriptional regulator, translated as MDSRDIEILKTVFELGDPSPRRIGEKLEIPKSTVHYRLSKLQERGVLRNDLYEFDSKVAGFSITVITEVLAEYEPEYQQHVGEELSEIGGVSEVHFMMGDTDFIVIAHLPNSDHIQRLINEYEIIDGVERTSSKFVISTIKDEPNVMRNYNLDTLTEILG; from the coding sequence ATGGATTCTCGTGATATTGAAATACTCAAGACCGTATTCGAGCTTGGTGATCCAAGTCCACGACGAATCGGAGAGAAACTAGAGATTCCAAAATCAACTGTTCATTATCGACTATCCAAGCTCCAAGAACGAGGTGTCCTTCGAAACGATCTCTATGAATTCGATTCGAAAGTTGCCGGATTTAGCATCACCGTGATCACAGAAGTTCTTGCAGAGTATGAGCCAGAATACCAACAACATGTTGGAGAAGAGCTTTCTGAGATCGGGGGTGTCTCTGAAGTCCATTTCATGATGGGTGACACTGATTTTATCGTTATTGCACATCTTCCAAACAGTGATCATATTCAGCGTTTAATTAACGAATACGAAATAATTGATGGGGTTGAGAGAACTAGCTCAAAATTCGTAATTTCGACAATTAAGGACGAACCAAACGTAATGCGGAACTATAATCTGGATACGCTCACTGAGATCTTGGGGTAG
- a CDS encoding ArgE/DapE family deacylase, with the protein MSTKATLEEAIDAKETNLIELVTDLVEAQTVTGDEKPGQAVVIDHLESLGYEPDVWEPSADELTDHEGYFQTSSYDAVGYEGRPNVAVRIEGGDGPTLTLGGHIDVVDVTKSEWEREPWTVTQEGDNIYGRGVADMKGGLGAILLVLEAIEETGVELGGDLIFQSVVEEEDGGIGGALSTLERGYVPDAAVIAEPFDIPNIGIASAGVMYFRVEVPGKSVHAAWGHEGVNAIGNATKIYQAIEELDQRRKAEIDYEPAYRSDPDLEGNVTNINIGMIEAGDWPSTLPSKATLQGRVGWPPGESREEVREQIESTIREAANDDPWLKDHQPSVEWFGWQAVPHEISPEAEIAQISKQNAERVTGESGSFVGGNAALDERFYALYYDTDAVSVGPEGWNLHGADEHTTVPALLETAKTIAGIAVDYCGVDE; encoded by the coding sequence ATGTCCACTAAAGCAACACTCGAAGAAGCGATAGACGCGAAAGAGACAAATCTCATAGAATTGGTAACCGACCTCGTCGAAGCCCAGACGGTAACTGGCGACGAAAAGCCCGGACAAGCGGTCGTTATTGACCACCTTGAGTCACTTGGGTATGAACCAGATGTCTGGGAACCATCTGCAGACGAACTTACAGATCACGAGGGGTATTTTCAAACCTCTTCATACGATGCTGTTGGGTACGAAGGTCGACCGAACGTTGCAGTACGGATCGAAGGGGGAGATGGCCCAACACTTACTCTCGGTGGTCATATCGATGTCGTCGATGTGACTAAGAGCGAGTGGGAACGGGAACCGTGGACGGTGACCCAGGAAGGAGACAACATCTATGGGCGTGGTGTGGCCGATATGAAGGGTGGGTTAGGAGCAATATTACTTGTGCTCGAAGCAATTGAAGAGACAGGGGTTGAGCTCGGTGGAGACCTCATCTTCCAAAGTGTTGTTGAGGAAGAGGATGGCGGTATCGGCGGTGCCTTATCTACCCTTGAACGGGGCTATGTTCCTGATGCAGCTGTAATCGCTGAGCCGTTCGATATTCCAAATATTGGTATTGCAAGTGCGGGAGTCATGTATTTCCGAGTAGAGGTGCCTGGAAAAAGTGTTCATGCTGCCTGGGGCCACGAAGGAGTCAATGCCATTGGAAATGCAACGAAGATCTACCAAGCGATTGAAGAGCTCGATCAACGACGAAAAGCCGAAATTGACTACGAACCTGCCTATCGAAGTGATCCAGACCTCGAAGGGAACGTGACGAATATCAATATCGGGATGATCGAAGCCGGTGATTGGCCTTCGACACTCCCTAGTAAGGCGACTCTGCAAGGCCGTGTCGGATGGCCACCTGGTGAAAGTCGAGAAGAGGTTCGAGAGCAGATCGAGAGTACGATCCGAGAGGCAGCAAATGATGACCCTTGGCTCAAGGACCACCAACCATCGGTTGAATGGTTTGGGTGGCAGGCAGTTCCACATGAGATCAGTCCCGAGGCAGAGATTGCACAAATATCAAAGCAAAATGCTGAGCGAGTTACGGGAGAATCTGGGTCATTTGTAGGTGGCAATGCCGCACTCGATGAGCGGTTTTACGCACTCTACTACGATACTGATGCAGTTTCAGTCGGTCCGGAAGGCTGGAATCTTCACGGTGCTGATGAACACACCACGGTCCCTGCATTACTCGAGACAGCGAAAACGATCGCTGGGATTGCTGTTGACTACTGTGGTGTCGATGAGTAA
- a CDS encoding ABC transporter substrate-binding protein produces MGINNVSHATTRRGLLRASGVGAIGALAGCLKGFGGGEGGGGLKIGFYGPFSGPASNIGQQKKMAANLSREMINEENGVHGEDITLVFGDSESEPSAGRNEVNRLIQEENVDAVGGGFHSDVALTTIDVTNQHDVPQIIDEAVSSEIVKKINSNNLTNVFKTTPPSQAYAVGWRQLISQFQKQKIGYFPYQKKRIALIGEDTSYGLSIMDLMKGEMNKIGWNVISEDEVGLDETDFTSLLARIQQSNPDIVWGVQTSSSGAGNLAKQFAGAGFENTHFFHNYGLTIEQARQTAGNAANGAITLLNAGRVDKLLKQQGALQAWNKKYDAEMTGSAALSYQNIKLIAEYARSFDDLEAFRSASNDQWAKKVLNHDPVKGGSGYIKFQQNHQAAWGDPQTQSALGYQIIDGNLNFVWPPKLAAKQIDEGVY; encoded by the coding sequence ATGGGTATTAACAACGTGTCCCACGCCACCACACGACGCGGGCTTCTCCGTGCCAGCGGAGTAGGAGCCATTGGAGCGTTAGCCGGATGTCTCAAAGGGTTTGGAGGAGGTGAAGGAGGAGGTGGCCTCAAAATCGGGTTTTACGGACCGTTTTCGGGACCAGCTTCAAATATTGGACAACAAAAAAAGATGGCAGCGAACCTTTCTCGCGAAATGATAAACGAAGAGAATGGTGTACATGGTGAGGACATCACATTAGTATTTGGCGATTCGGAATCTGAGCCTTCAGCTGGTCGAAACGAGGTCAATCGACTAATTCAAGAAGAGAATGTAGATGCAGTAGGAGGAGGATTTCATAGTGACGTTGCGTTGACAACAATCGATGTAACTAACCAACACGATGTGCCACAGATCATCGACGAAGCGGTATCAAGTGAGATTGTCAAAAAGATTAACAGCAACAACTTAACAAACGTCTTTAAAACGACACCACCTTCGCAAGCTTACGCGGTGGGTTGGCGGCAGCTTATTTCACAGTTTCAAAAGCAGAAGATCGGCTACTTCCCATATCAGAAAAAGAGAATAGCGTTGATCGGAGAAGATACCTCATATGGACTCTCTATTATGGATTTAATGAAAGGGGAAATGAACAAAATCGGGTGGAATGTTATCTCGGAGGACGAAGTTGGATTAGACGAAACCGATTTCACTTCCCTTCTCGCACGAATCCAGCAGAGTAATCCTGATATCGTTTGGGGTGTTCAAACATCCTCATCCGGTGCTGGTAACCTTGCAAAGCAATTTGCTGGAGCTGGCTTTGAAAATACACATTTCTTCCACAACTATGGCCTCACAATCGAACAAGCTCGGCAAACAGCAGGTAACGCTGCAAATGGTGCGATTACGCTGTTGAATGCGGGTCGCGTAGACAAATTGCTCAAACAACAAGGAGCGCTCCAAGCATGGAATAAGAAATACGATGCCGAGATGACTGGGAGTGCGGCACTTTCATATCAAAATATCAAATTGATTGCAGAGTATGCTCGTTCGTTCGATGACTTAGAGGCGTTCAGATCGGCGAGTAACGATCAATGGGCTAAAAAAGTCCTCAATCACGATCCAGTCAAGGGCGGAAGTGGATACATCAAATTCCAGCAAAACCATCAAGCAGCATGGGGAGATCCACAAACACAGTCGGCACTCGGATATCAGATAATTGATGGTAATTTGAACTTTGTCTGGCCTCCCAAGCTAGCAGCCAAACAAATAGACGAGGGTGTCTATTAA
- a CDS encoding ABC transporter ATP-binding protein has product MAGHTSPTSKNQILSTDGLKKSFGGVLAVDGLDISIDHGELVGLIGPNGSGKTTTLNLITGFLSPSDGEIIFDGEDITNKKPYEVSTRGVGRTFQISKPFGRLTVVENMMVPNVSVGPEERDERIWELLEELHLDHVAENRADELSGGQKKLLELARVLMLDPGLILLDEPAAGVNPALMDEIIDDIKRINNRGTAILVIEHDMSVISALCERVIVMNAGRQVMTGTFEEVQADEQVREAYLGGT; this is encoded by the coding sequence ATGGCCGGACACACCTCACCGACGAGTAAAAATCAAATCCTCTCTACGGACGGCCTCAAGAAGTCATTTGGGGGTGTGCTGGCAGTCGATGGCCTCGATATCTCGATCGACCACGGAGAATTGGTTGGATTGATCGGTCCTAACGGATCTGGAAAGACGACAACACTGAATCTCATCACCGGGTTTCTATCACCAAGTGATGGTGAGATCATATTCGATGGTGAGGACATCACGAACAAGAAACCGTACGAAGTGTCGACACGTGGCGTTGGTCGCACGTTCCAGATCTCGAAGCCATTTGGTCGGCTAACTGTCGTAGAGAACATGATGGTCCCAAACGTCTCGGTTGGGCCAGAAGAGCGGGATGAGCGAATTTGGGAACTACTGGAAGAGCTACATTTGGATCATGTCGCTGAAAACCGTGCTGATGAACTCAGTGGCGGACAGAAAAAACTCCTCGAACTGGCTCGTGTACTAATGCTTGATCCCGGGCTGATTCTACTCGATGAACCAGCTGCAGGTGTGAATCCCGCACTCATGGATGAGATTATCGATGATATCAAACGAATCAACAATCGAGGAACTGCCATTCTCGTGATCGAGCACGATATGTCCGTCATCAGTGCACTTTGTGAACGAGTTATTGTGATGAACGCCGGACGACAAGTAATGACTGGCACTTTTGAAGAGGTCCAGGCTGATGAGCAAGTTCGTGAAGCCTATCTCGGAGGGACGTGA
- a CDS encoding amidase, with translation MSEELCFTPATDLADRIKDGDLSPVTVIDAFLDRIDRINDQLTAYVTVCDERARSEALEAEQAIQRGEKLGPLHGIPIAIKDLTRVNGVRTTFGSPSFADYVPTADDTVVKRLRDAGAIILGKTNTPEFGRKTVTENSVFGASTNPWDLIRITGGSSGGSAAAVAAGLAPLALGSDAAGSIRIPSSACGVYGLMPDFGRVPHGASNVDAYENSLPYTYLGPIARTVEDAALMLDVIAGPDLNDPFSLPQAPGSYRDVVDETISELSIGYSIDFGESVISTEVQSSIESTLQNLSKAGATVEPVNITFEETWEERHEALERILQARYVGLYENLKRDSNVDLLADDTEVTPEVKSRIEKGLQIGTRELAEARRIRTSVYREIQSTVAQFDILATPTLGRTAFELDTNHPTVDGVSVHPMHGWTLTWLLNLSGNPAGSIPIGFSDDGLPIGMQLIGPRFGDRDVLKASAFVEQTMPWVGSYPPTGIVEGDG, from the coding sequence ATGAGTGAGGAACTATGCTTTACTCCTGCTACCGACCTTGCGGACCGTATTAAAGACGGTGATCTCTCACCCGTTACAGTCATTGATGCATTCCTCGATCGGATCGACCGGATCAACGACCAGCTCACAGCCTATGTTACGGTATGTGATGAGCGTGCACGTTCGGAAGCATTGGAAGCCGAGCAAGCAATCCAGCGAGGTGAGAAATTGGGTCCGCTCCATGGAATTCCAATAGCCATCAAGGATCTTACACGAGTCAACGGTGTACGTACCACGTTTGGTTCGCCCTCGTTTGCTGATTACGTCCCTACCGCTGATGATACAGTTGTCAAACGGCTTCGAGACGCAGGAGCAATTATTCTTGGAAAAACAAATACGCCCGAATTCGGCCGAAAAACCGTAACTGAAAATTCGGTCTTTGGAGCATCAACCAACCCATGGGATCTCATTCGGATAACTGGCGGCTCATCTGGCGGCAGCGCCGCTGCAGTTGCTGCAGGTCTTGCACCGCTTGCACTCGGATCTGATGCGGCAGGTTCCATACGAATCCCATCCAGTGCCTGTGGAGTGTATGGACTAATGCCTGATTTTGGACGTGTACCACATGGTGCGTCCAATGTAGACGCATACGAGAACAGCTTACCATACACATACCTGGGACCGATTGCCCGGACGGTCGAAGATGCAGCACTAATGCTGGATGTAATCGCCGGTCCTGATCTAAATGATCCGTTTAGTCTCCCACAGGCTCCAGGTTCGTATCGAGATGTTGTTGATGAAACGATATCGGAGCTATCGATTGGTTATTCGATCGATTTCGGTGAGTCCGTAATCAGCACAGAAGTACAGAGTTCAATTGAAAGCACGCTACAGAATCTCTCAAAGGCTGGTGCAACCGTTGAGCCGGTGAACATCACGTTCGAAGAAACGTGGGAAGAACGACACGAAGCACTAGAACGGATCCTTCAAGCTCGCTATGTTGGGCTCTACGAGAATCTAAAACGAGATTCAAACGTCGACCTATTAGCAGATGATACCGAGGTTACTCCAGAAGTCAAATCTCGCATTGAGAAGGGACTACAGATCGGTACTCGAGAACTTGCCGAAGCTCGACGAATTAGAACATCAGTCTATCGAGAGATTCAATCAACTGTTGCACAGTTCGATATCCTAGCTACACCAACGCTTGGTCGAACCGCATTTGAGCTAGATACAAATCACCCCACTGTCGACGGCGTCTCGGTGCATCCAATGCATGGATGGACTCTCACATGGTTGCTTAACTTGAGCGGCAATCCAGCAGGATCTATCCCAATCGGATTCTCTGATGACGGCCTTCCCATTGGAATGCAATTGATTGGACCTCGATTCGGTGATCGGGACGTACTCAAAGCGAGTGCATTTGTCGAACAAACAATGCCATGGGTTGGGTCCTATCCACCAACAGGAATCGTGGAGGGAGACGGATAA
- a CDS encoding SWIM zinc finger family protein: MGASRLVEVINESHENPEEHQYTVSIDNVTHELMACTCPHHVHRNAYCKHMAAVETATEEGTYP; this comes from the coding sequence GTGGGTGCCTCCAGACTCGTCGAAGTGATCAACGAGAGCCACGAGAACCCGGAAGAGCACCAATACACCGTGTCCATCGACAACGTGACTCACGAACTGATGGCCTGCACCTGTCCGCACCACGTCCACCGGAACGCCTACTGCAAACACATGGCCGCCGTCGAAACCGCAACCGAAGAGGGAACCTACCCGTGA
- a CDS encoding GNAT family N-acetyltransferase: protein MEIEQATTLEERRKAFPILQELRSHLTADSFDDLYAEMAEEGYHLFVGFEENEPVAVAGVTISTNFYLGRHAYVYDLVTTETRRSEGYGKGILLFVHEWAEQQGCDAVELESGLWRDDAHRFYEQLGYEKYCYSFKYDLD, encoded by the coding sequence GTGGAAATTGAGCAGGCTACAACACTGGAAGAACGTCGAAAAGCTTTCCCAATCCTTCAGGAGCTTCGGTCCCACCTCACTGCAGATTCATTTGACGATTTGTATGCCGAGATGGCCGAAGAAGGATATCACCTCTTCGTGGGCTTTGAAGAAAACGAACCAGTGGCAGTGGCTGGCGTCACAATTTCGACGAACTTCTATTTGGGACGGCATGCATATGTCTACGACCTCGTGACCACGGAAACACGTCGTTCCGAAGGGTATGGTAAAGGGATTCTGTTGTTCGTGCACGAATGGGCTGAACAACAGGGTTGCGATGCTGTTGAGCTTGAATCAGGATTGTGGCGTGACGACGCTCATCGTTTTTATGAACAATTAGGATACGAAAAGTACTGTTACTCATTCAAATATGATCTTGACTAA